The genomic stretch GACAGCGGTCGCAGACGGCTTTCACAGAATCGATAGTCAGGCAGCAACTGCGTCGGACAGGCGTTCGGCGACGCGATCGAGTCGCAGTACTGCCTCGTCGATCTCGGCGTCAGTGACCGTCAACGGCGGCAACAGCCGAAGTACGTTGTTGCCTGCTGGAACACACAGGAGTTTGTGCTCGTGCAGCATCGCAAGAACTTCCCTGACGGGAGGTACGCACTGCAGGCCAACCAGAAGGCCAGCGCCACGCACTTTGCTGAAGACCGTGGGGTATTTCGATACAAGTTCGTCTAACCGCAGCATGAGCCTGAGGGACGCATCTCGTACCCGCTCCAGAAACGCCGGGGCACTGATGATATCGAGCACCTCGCTGGCTACAGCCATGGCCAGCAGGTTGCCACCGAACGTCGATCCATGCGTCCCGGGCTGCATGACAGACCCGACCGCTTCAGTTGCAAGGCACGCTCCGATCGGGAAGCCACCACCGAGCCCCTTTGCCGCAGCCAGGATATCTGGCGTAACGTCTTCGGCAGCGTAGGTAAAGAGACTACCAGTACGACCGATGCCGGTTTGCACTTCGTCGAGCAGCAGCAGAATCCCGTAGAAATCGCAGAGATCACGGAGTGCATGAAGATAGCCGGGCGGCAATGGGCGGATGCCGCTTTCTCCTTGGATAGGTTCAATGAGAATGCCGGCGGTATGCTCGGTGATGGCTTCTTCGATCGCAAGCAGATCGCCGAAGGGTACCTGGTCAAACCCATCGACACGCGGTTCGAAGCCCTCCAGATACTTCTCCTGACCTGTGGCCGCTAGCGAACCCAGTGTCCTGCCGTGGAAAGCGCCTTCGAGGGTGATTATCCGGTTGCGCTGTGGCGCGCCGCTGCAATGGTGATACCGACGGGCTGCCTTGATGGATAGTTCAATCGCTTCGGTGCCGGA from Paraburkholderia sp. IMGN_8 encodes the following:
- a CDS encoding aspartate aminotransferase family protein, translated to MTSQVASHLFPSYARAPIQFERGHGCTLFTPNGDVYLDFGSGVAVNALGHSHPRLVQALQRQAEKLWHVSNLYTIPEQEMLADQLCELSFADRVFFCNSGTEAIELSIKAARRYHHCSGAPQRNRIITLEGAFHGRTLGSLAATGQEKYLEGFEPRVDGFDQVPFGDLLAIEEAITEHTAGILIEPIQGESGIRPLPPGYLHALRDLCDFYGILLLLDEVQTGIGRTGSLFTYAAEDVTPDILAAAKGLGGGFPIGACLATEAVGSVMQPGTHGSTFGGNLLAMAVASEVLDIISAPAFLERVRDASLRLMLRLDELVSKYPTVFSKVRGAGLLVGLQCVPPVREVLAMLHEHKLLCVPAGNNVLRLLPPLTVTDAEIDEAVLRLDRVAERLSDAVAA